A genome region from Effusibacillus lacus includes the following:
- a CDS encoding selenium metabolism-associated LysR family transcriptional regulator — MNLKRIRTFMMLVEHKNFSTVAELLSISQPAVSKQLKTLEEELGVILLNRDTLEPTEAGKLTYKKGKDLLFRWEELVDQCHSLQGQLTGVLRIGTSTIPGSYLVPPILREFRDRYPRMEVRLSVHDSEEVMGLLRDGRIDVGVVGKEPRNDLFVGHVIANDKMLLVGPADSEEVDGFGDVKGKPFIFREEGSGTWHAAKEGLRRWGGSVDDLNCVAEVDSTEAVISMVEAGLGYSIVSCFAAKPATRHGRIKILAELPMERNFYLTYLASKQQNPAITAIVNLMVKE; from the coding sequence ATGAATTTGAAGCGAATCCGAACGTTTATGATGCTTGTCGAACACAAAAATTTCTCAACGGTGGCGGAACTGCTCAGTATCAGCCAACCGGCTGTCAGCAAGCAGCTGAAGACCCTTGAGGAAGAATTGGGAGTCATTCTTCTGAATCGCGACACGTTGGAACCGACGGAAGCCGGAAAACTGACGTACAAGAAAGGAAAGGATCTTCTCTTCCGGTGGGAGGAGCTTGTCGATCAATGCCATTCTTTGCAAGGACAATTGACAGGGGTGTTGCGGATTGGGACAAGCACCATTCCCGGTTCCTACCTGGTGCCGCCGATTCTTCGTGAATTTCGGGACCGGTACCCCCGAATGGAAGTTCGCTTGAGTGTGCATGACTCGGAGGAAGTGATGGGGCTTCTGCGCGACGGCAGGATAGACGTTGGGGTCGTCGGCAAGGAACCGAGAAACGATCTGTTCGTCGGCCATGTGATTGCCAATGACAAGATGCTGCTGGTTGGTCCGGCTGACAGTGAAGAGGTGGACGGATTCGGCGATGTGAAAGGGAAACCGTTCATCTTTCGGGAGGAAGGTTCCGGCACCTGGCATGCGGCCAAGGAAGGGCTTCGCCGATGGGGCGGTTCTGTGGACGATCTAAACTGCGTAGCCGAAGTGGACAGTACTGAGGCAGTTATCTCGATGGTGGAGGCAGGTCTTGGCTATTCGATCGTTTCCTGCTTTGCAGCAAAACCGGCCACCAGGCACGGACGGATCAAGATCCTGGCGGAACTCCCGATGGAAAGGAATTTTTACCTGACCTACCTGGCGTCAAAACAGCAGAATCCCGCCATCACAGCCATTGTCAATTTGATGGTGAAGGAGTAG
- a CDS encoding pre-toxin TG domain-containing protein: MMAKIRSLSKQSRHHREDRIAADARIKQDKRSKQESTRTNDRHNDRNANSVRNARDHVTISKAAKDKQVESLNKQVEKLKIDYMKAEARGDRAGMDRAHQQANELRKMGATLRADEDTAKTREYKRSHSNDRDRVTISKPSVDELNRGIYQAKYDYAVAQARGDKKGMELASRTADNLRARGGTISAGTTLEEARRIISSEIKTRQTWGSKADTTTPSITNIGEFKNYVMSLSQGGLKRQDLQFASMQMGMGGGSSDSGTGIEESSPGWGNLRQIEQQQQQQLSEPIYIDGVTVIDPNPPTGNQPPNPEARRAASTITDFVPGIGNVKSGVEAVTGKDPVTGEELSPAQRTISAIGIVGGGSWKESSKTTVQERR, translated from the coding sequence ATGATGGCAAAAATTAGATCATTGAGCAAGCAGTCTAGACATCATAGGGAAGACAGAATTGCTGCGGATGCAAGGATCAAGCAAGACAAACGCTCGAAACAAGAATCGACCCGAACAAATGATAGGCATAATGACAGGAATGCCAACTCTGTCAGGAATGCAAGAGACCATGTTACAATTAGCAAGGCGGCAAAAGACAAACAAGTGGAATCACTCAACAAGCAAGTAGAAAAACTGAAAATTGACTATATGAAGGCGGAAGCACGAGGCGACAGGGCAGGAATGGACCGGGCCCATCAACAAGCGAACGAGCTCCGCAAAATGGGCGCGACTCTCCGGGCAGACGAAGATACAGCGAAAACAAGGGAATATAAGCGGAGTCACTCGAATGATCGTGACAGAGTCACGATTAGCAAGCCTTCCGTTGACGAGTTAAACAGAGGAATTTATCAGGCCAAATATGACTATGCTGTTGCACAAGCCCGTGGGGACAAGAAAGGAATGGAACTGGCTTCCAGGACGGCTGATAATCTGAGAGCCCGTGGAGGCACTATATCCGCTGGTACAACCCTTGAGGAAGCAAGGAGAATAATCAGTTCTGAAATTAAAACCCGACAAACTTGGGGATCAAAAGCCGATACGACAACTCCATCAATAACAAATATTGGCGAGTTCAAGAACTATGTTATGTCTCTTTCTCAAGGAGGTCTAAAAAGGCAGGACCTACAATTTGCCTCAATGCAAATGGGGATGGGGGGAGGGAGTTCGGATTCCGGTACTGGAATTGAAGAGTCAAGCCCCGGTTGGGGAAATCTTCGTCAGATTGAGCAACAACAGCAGCAGCAACTGTCTGAACCTATCTATATAGATGGAGTAACAGTGATCGACCCTAATCCGCCTACAGGTAACCAGCCGCCAAACCCAGAAGCCCGGAGAGCGGCTTCGACTATAACTGATTTTGTTCCGGGTATAGGAAACGTAAAAAGCGGTGTTGAAGCAGTTACCGGAAAAGATCCTGTAACTGGCGAGGAACTTTCCCCCGCTCAAAGGACTATCAGTGCGATTGGGATCGTTGGAGGTGGTTCTTGGAAAGAGAGTAGCAAAACCACTGTTCAAGAACGCAGATGA
- a CDS encoding PD-(D/E)XK nuclease family protein translates to MKRIYTGWYTNELRLKWTEECRLKLQDGHRSFLFLLPTRHLIQEVRQQLTKDGLGVSGQIGTFDDLVDLGLTKEQGILRIDQQGKLAVLMKAVEMAGEKATAPFRRIMDKPGFLQSLMDALEEMKSSAVSEEMASEWAIGTEAGASANSSAYFRSFAQIYKVYQQLLQTHPAGRLLDRQEGYRVAAGHLNASGEELFAGIDTVYIDFLTVTPLQFPIVEAVCRYVPHVEIFMPYPSDAEGIGTLDKIRERLVKTLAGYGVEHVELRQPETGGFGMLARNLFAENPEKLAISGVEMIPSSTPLQEVKAVAKEIKRLASAGWDPSQIAVVAADDAAYRPLIRRIFQENRIAVRLADIKNLVEVPVVRTILQAVEENPDDFSQRATYTRYAETVRQVVSRLQLVEKLYMLAAADGPYTLEDLRRDVRAWQCCEDALESMVRANRLYGDREVSFAVFWKEWKDLLHESKVQVDGGAGSGVGVYRPAELRGLSFRAVFILGLNEGGYPKKPGDHWLIERLERVAERQGVILQRREQMDLQSLLFRYCIQSAGDRLYLGYQSPEADERNLPSPYLEAVMHCLKEGEWMAPPRFRGAMSHLPVPDRWEDLSSRKEWRERMALWLGGESSLHVTAEPDAWVLEQLEREFAGIDGQSWRQMIDRLAAETERRSGIASSFAGRLADPAIKAILRAKFGAQYPWSVSVLNDYAVCPFKFFAARVLKIQPREEVEDGIPVTEKGVFLHDLAQRLLLPLTGRERVGIDEAQAVMERFEDVFEETCRNWEGSELTANRYWPVERMRLKKELRLWLEHEMNDLVQSRMRPVRLEWSFGSPIREDDRQLPDVQSTEELIAVQAGGESLKLRGRIDRIDLTEDGSGFAVYDYKTSLNPKKYKGIKDLEDGTNWQLPLYLAAYTQWAGLQGNQVVPLGAGFRHVAPLPSKMVGVWGADAGNWGITATRQSDTCEDLKQTISDSLEKVAAQLEELRDGIFDAKPRVECDPYCPYLDVCRYDAAGKERTP, encoded by the coding sequence ATGAAACGGATTTATACAGGTTGGTATACAAATGAACTCAGGTTGAAGTGGACGGAGGAATGCCGTCTGAAACTGCAAGATGGACATCGCAGCTTCCTGTTTCTTTTGCCCACACGGCACCTGATTCAGGAAGTGCGGCAACAGTTGACCAAGGACGGGCTTGGAGTGTCCGGCCAGATTGGGACGTTTGATGATCTGGTGGATCTGGGATTGACCAAGGAACAAGGGATTCTCCGGATTGACCAACAGGGAAAGCTGGCGGTACTTATGAAAGCGGTCGAGATGGCAGGAGAGAAAGCGACGGCACCTTTTCGCCGGATTATGGACAAGCCCGGCTTTCTCCAATCTTTGATGGATGCCCTTGAAGAGATGAAAAGTTCCGCTGTTTCGGAAGAAATGGCAAGCGAATGGGCGATTGGAACAGAAGCGGGGGCGTCGGCCAATTCTTCCGCTTACTTCCGGTCATTCGCACAAATCTATAAAGTCTATCAACAATTGTTGCAAACTCACCCGGCAGGAAGGCTGCTGGATCGGCAGGAAGGGTACCGGGTGGCGGCAGGGCATCTCAACGCAAGCGGGGAAGAACTGTTCGCGGGGATTGATACGGTATATATTGACTTTCTGACGGTGACCCCCTTGCAGTTTCCCATTGTGGAAGCCGTATGCCGCTATGTGCCGCATGTGGAGATTTTTATGCCTTATCCGTCAGATGCGGAGGGGATCGGAACACTTGACAAGATTCGGGAACGATTGGTTAAAACCCTTGCCGGATACGGTGTGGAACATGTTGAGCTCCGCCAACCGGAAACGGGAGGATTCGGGATGTTGGCCCGGAACCTGTTTGCGGAAAACCCGGAGAAGCTGGCCATTTCCGGTGTGGAGATGATCCCAAGCAGCACTCCTTTGCAAGAGGTGAAGGCGGTTGCAAAAGAAATCAAGCGATTGGCCAGTGCCGGTTGGGATCCCAGTCAGATAGCTGTGGTGGCTGCGGATGATGCGGCATATCGTCCGTTGATCAGGCGAATCTTTCAGGAAAACCGCATCGCGGTTCGTCTTGCCGATATCAAGAATCTGGTGGAGGTGCCCGTTGTCCGTACCATCCTGCAGGCTGTCGAGGAGAACCCGGACGATTTTTCACAAAGGGCAACTTATACCCGATATGCGGAAACGGTAAGGCAAGTGGTATCCCGTTTGCAGTTGGTTGAGAAGCTGTATATGCTTGCGGCTGCTGACGGTCCATACACCCTGGAGGATTTGCGGCGTGATGTTCGGGCATGGCAGTGCTGCGAGGACGCGTTGGAGAGCATGGTTCGCGCCAACCGGCTTTACGGGGACCGGGAAGTGTCCTTTGCGGTGTTTTGGAAGGAATGGAAGGATCTGCTGCATGAGTCCAAAGTCCAGGTGGATGGAGGAGCGGGCAGCGGGGTGGGCGTCTACCGGCCGGCTGAATTGCGCGGCCTGTCGTTTCGCGCAGTTTTCATACTCGGGTTAAATGAAGGCGGGTATCCCAAGAAGCCGGGGGATCACTGGTTGATTGAACGTTTGGAACGGGTTGCCGAAAGGCAGGGCGTGATCCTGCAGAGGCGGGAACAAATGGATCTGCAAAGCCTTTTGTTCAGGTATTGCATTCAATCTGCCGGGGACCGGCTGTATCTGGGCTACCAGAGTCCGGAAGCGGATGAGCGGAATCTGCCGTCTCCCTACCTGGAAGCAGTGATGCACTGTTTGAAGGAAGGGGAGTGGATGGCGCCCCCGCGTTTTCGGGGAGCCATGTCCCACCTGCCGGTTCCCGACCGGTGGGAAGACCTGTCAAGCCGGAAAGAATGGCGGGAACGCATGGCCTTATGGCTCGGTGGAGAGTCGTCCCTGCATGTGACAGCGGAGCCGGATGCATGGGTTTTGGAGCAATTGGAACGGGAATTTGCGGGTATCGATGGGCAATCCTGGCGGCAAATGATAGACAGGCTTGCCGCCGAGACGGAGCGCCGGAGCGGCATAGCCAGCTCCTTCGCTGGCCGTCTGGCAGACCCTGCGATCAAGGCGATCCTGCGGGCAAAGTTTGGAGCCCAATATCCCTGGAGTGTATCGGTGCTGAACGATTACGCCGTATGCCCGTTCAAGTTTTTTGCCGCACGGGTGTTAAAGATCCAACCGCGGGAAGAGGTGGAAGACGGTATCCCTGTAACCGAAAAAGGAGTCTTTCTGCACGACCTGGCTCAGCGTCTGCTGTTGCCGCTGACCGGACGGGAGCGAGTCGGTATTGATGAGGCGCAAGCGGTCATGGAACGATTCGAGGATGTGTTTGAGGAAACCTGCCGTAATTGGGAAGGGTCGGAGTTGACGGCCAATCGTTACTGGCCCGTCGAAAGGATGCGGCTCAAGAAAGAGCTGCGTCTCTGGCTGGAACATGAAATGAACGATCTGGTGCAATCCCGGATGCGGCCTGTTCGCCTGGAATGGTCATTCGGCAGTCCGATTCGGGAGGATGACCGGCAGCTGCCCGATGTCCAGTCAACTGAAGAATTGATTGCAGTGCAGGCAGGAGGCGAATCATTGAAACTGCGGGGCCGAATTGACCGGATTGACCTGACTGAGGACGGTTCCGGGTTTGCCGTCTATGATTACAAGACCAGCCTCAATCCCAAGAAGTACAAAGGAATCAAAGACCTGGAAGACGGAACCAACTGGCAGCTGCCGCTGTATCTGGCTGCATATACCCAATGGGCAGGACTTCAAGGAAACCAGGTTGTCCCGCTTGGCGCCGGATTCCGGCATGTGGCGCCATTACCCTCCAAGATGGTGGGAGTCTGGGGGGCGGATGCCGGCAATTGGGGAATCACGGCAACCAGGCAGTCTGATACCTGCGAAGACCTGAAGCAAACAATATCCGATTCCCTGGAGAAGGTGGCTGCCCAGCTGGAGGAATTGCGGGACGGGATTTTTGACGCAAAGCCCCGGGTGGAATGTGACCCTTACTGCCCCTATCTTGACGTTTGCCGATATGATGCTGCCGGAAAGGAGCGGACACCATGA
- a CDS encoding UvrD-helicase domain-containing protein: MTQPAFARVRNPEPNEAQLKAIVNLDDDLLVAAGAGSGKTWVLTERYMEMLVRGARPSQIVAITFTELAAAEMKRRIRGAVQKWIDETADLAGKKRLRQIYRELDSAIISTIHGFCMRLLKEHPVEAGIDPMAEMLEPDDADRLLERVVEEVLEDALREQFEGIQPLYAAWGGRSGIAQALLSAYQAIQTFDYSIEQILDDTGTSFARLREQIRDTVAAIDRIVDAIVRPELGALLESKKPPQYAFHMEAWVAHWQERSALLRSWDGIVRPEVRQTIKDLLKTVWKKSGSEALKEAHEQIKQQLLPRLMRSELAPDAMERVRFFCGLLSTLDIRYRQLKEQLHMLDFHDLEQLAAKMLEDCPEVAVVYGKRFRFLMIDEFQDTNRLQKSILDRISSQNGNLKRFLVGDGKQSIYKFRGADVDVFQEVEEEHRSDGSGKRLIDMGINFRTQAGIICYINDFFENLMRSAEAKHVRQVRFAPLHAARNPGHGDACVEFLLNQAAEDEDAREAEADLIARRIRELVDGNRPLVYRKKAGEREETAHPVRFGDIAMLFSATTHLSVYEQALQKYGVPYIVEKGRHFYKKREIADICSWLSAIADPGDETSLAALLRSPVFALSDETLFWLAQEGSLASGLAAFSKEPVVFKEKLQAEEYTKTLWAVEKLAEWRESCRFRPLADFLRSILDESGYLQVLLAGFGGEQRYANVLKLVDLAEEMQRRDGYGLGQFVKHLRRMRDEEVQETEAQLGSGSGTGGGAVRLMTVHASKGLEFPVVILPDLKRSIAAGDAGRCIIRPGMGMGLKGERFGDSASEGALEVQGDGLYHIMKEQENERELLEEHRKLYVAMTRARDYLILVMTKPKTDMPSWQKWIRQHAGFSKWNDLVPGLCEKGDFETGTGYRIFINTEVGHPEADPLNNRKKPWELWRDKFPDNRVLSLPSPAGTPVPALLFSAGNPDGLPLPMLSASAYMAYRTCQRRFYLRYLFRLPEMRFPNGQILSGDPANGNLPDSEEMEVEAGDTAQPDTPRRRMHADLRGTLVHEMFEHLREPEETTLWIRKQVESARGIRKEDRAALVEYLESMAERYLKSPWFRTESLREQAFYLKAGSMLVHGFIDAILPEEDGSLTVVDFKTNEIRSGEQMAELVVYYRVQLQLYALAAQSVFQRPVGRAVLFFLDADKSVDVDVSSESLDSLRIDLRQTCNKLLERCTIESYPMTEDLTVCGKCGYRTLCGRNGSFV, from the coding sequence ATGACACAGCCTGCATTTGCAAGAGTCCGGAACCCGGAGCCCAACGAAGCACAGCTGAAAGCCATCGTGAATCTTGACGATGACCTGTTGGTGGCGGCTGGTGCCGGATCGGGAAAGACGTGGGTTCTGACAGAACGATATATGGAGATGCTGGTTCGCGGTGCCCGCCCAAGCCAAATAGTGGCGATCACTTTTACGGAACTGGCGGCAGCCGAAATGAAGCGGCGGATTCGCGGGGCCGTGCAGAAGTGGATCGATGAAACTGCCGATTTGGCGGGGAAAAAGCGGCTGCGCCAAATCTATCGGGAGCTGGACTCGGCCATCATATCGACCATTCACGGTTTCTGCATGCGGCTTCTTAAAGAACATCCGGTGGAAGCGGGCATTGACCCCATGGCGGAGATGCTGGAGCCGGACGATGCGGATCGGTTGTTGGAACGGGTTGTGGAAGAAGTACTGGAAGATGCGCTGCGTGAACAGTTTGAAGGCATTCAGCCGCTCTATGCCGCTTGGGGCGGGCGAAGCGGGATCGCTCAAGCTCTTCTGTCCGCTTACCAGGCCATTCAGACCTTTGACTATTCCATTGAACAGATTCTTGATGATACCGGAACTTCCTTTGCAAGGTTACGGGAGCAAATCCGGGACACTGTTGCTGCCATTGACAGGATTGTGGATGCAATAGTCCGTCCGGAACTGGGTGCACTGCTGGAAAGCAAGAAACCCCCGCAATACGCCTTTCACATGGAAGCGTGGGTGGCCCACTGGCAGGAGCGATCCGCCCTGCTGCGGTCCTGGGACGGGATTGTCCGTCCGGAAGTCCGGCAAACAATCAAAGACCTGTTGAAAACCGTCTGGAAAAAAAGCGGCTCGGAAGCGCTGAAGGAAGCGCATGAACAGATCAAGCAGCAGCTGCTTCCGCGTCTTATGCGTTCGGAACTGGCACCCGATGCCATGGAAAGGGTCCGGTTTTTCTGCGGGTTGCTGTCCACTCTGGACATCCGCTACAGGCAGCTGAAAGAACAGCTTCACATGCTCGATTTCCACGATCTGGAACAACTGGCGGCCAAGATGCTGGAAGACTGCCCCGAAGTGGCGGTTGTCTACGGCAAACGGTTTCGCTTTCTCATGATTGACGAGTTTCAGGATACGAACCGGCTGCAAAAATCGATCCTTGACCGGATCTCAAGCCAAAACGGCAACCTGAAACGGTTTCTGGTAGGAGACGGGAAACAATCGATCTACAAGTTCCGCGGTGCAGACGTGGATGTGTTTCAGGAGGTGGAAGAAGAACACCGTTCGGACGGATCGGGGAAACGCCTGATTGACATGGGAATCAACTTTCGGACACAAGCGGGAATCATCTGTTATATCAACGACTTCTTTGAAAATCTTATGCGCAGTGCCGAGGCCAAACATGTAAGGCAAGTCCGGTTTGCCCCGCTGCATGCGGCCCGGAATCCCGGTCACGGGGACGCTTGTGTAGAATTTCTGCTCAATCAGGCAGCAGAGGATGAAGACGCCAGGGAAGCGGAAGCGGACCTGATTGCCCGCCGGATTCGTGAATTGGTGGATGGGAACCGGCCGCTGGTGTACCGGAAGAAAGCAGGGGAGCGGGAAGAGACCGCCCATCCTGTCCGGTTTGGCGACATCGCCATGTTGTTCTCGGCCACCACCCATCTGTCCGTATACGAGCAGGCGCTGCAGAAGTACGGGGTCCCTTACATAGTCGAGAAGGGACGCCACTTTTACAAAAAGCGGGAGATCGCCGACATCTGCTCGTGGTTGTCTGCCATTGCCGACCCCGGTGATGAGACTTCTTTGGCGGCTCTGCTTCGTTCTCCTGTTTTTGCTTTGTCGGATGAGACCTTGTTCTGGCTTGCCCAGGAAGGGTCGCTCGCTTCGGGCTTGGCTGCTTTTTCAAAGGAACCGGTTGTCTTTAAAGAAAAGCTGCAGGCTGAAGAATATACGAAAACCTTGTGGGCTGTGGAAAAACTGGCCGAATGGCGGGAGAGCTGCCGCTTCCGTCCATTGGCCGATTTCCTGCGGTCGATTCTGGACGAGAGCGGCTATCTGCAGGTGCTGCTTGCCGGATTTGGCGGGGAACAACGCTATGCCAACGTGCTGAAACTGGTGGATCTTGCCGAGGAGATGCAGCGGCGGGATGGGTATGGACTCGGACAGTTTGTGAAACACTTGCGGCGCATGAGGGACGAGGAAGTCCAGGAAACGGAAGCTCAATTGGGGAGCGGTTCGGGAACAGGAGGGGGAGCGGTGCGCCTGATGACCGTTCATGCGTCAAAGGGGCTGGAGTTCCCTGTTGTCATTCTGCCTGATTTAAAGCGGTCCATTGCTGCAGGGGATGCGGGGCGGTGCATCATCCGTCCCGGCATGGGTATGGGATTGAAAGGGGAACGGTTTGGTGACTCGGCTTCCGAGGGTGCCCTGGAGGTGCAGGGTGACGGGTTGTACCACATCATGAAAGAGCAGGAGAATGAACGGGAACTCCTCGAAGAACACCGCAAACTCTATGTGGCAATGACTCGTGCCCGGGATTACCTGATACTTGTGATGACCAAACCGAAAACCGACATGCCCTCGTGGCAAAAGTGGATTCGCCAGCATGCAGGTTTTTCCAAATGGAACGATCTGGTTCCCGGCCTCTGTGAAAAAGGGGACTTTGAAACGGGCACCGGGTACCGGATTTTTATAAATACGGAAGTGGGGCACCCGGAGGCCGATCCTTTGAACAACCGTAAAAAACCATGGGAGTTGTGGCGGGATAAGTTTCCAGACAACCGGGTTCTGTCCCTGCCTTCCCCCGCTGGCACCCCGGTACCGGCCCTGCTGTTTTCTGCAGGCAATCCGGACGGTCTGCCGCTGCCGATGTTGTCTGCCTCTGCTTATATGGCTTATCGGACATGCCAACGCCGTTTTTATTTGCGGTATCTGTTTCGTCTTCCGGAAATGCGGTTCCCTAATGGTCAGATTCTGTCGGGAGATCCCGCAAACGGCAACCTGCCTGACAGTGAAGAGATGGAAGTGGAGGCCGGTGACACCGCTCAACCGGATACACCACGCCGGCGCATGCACGCCGACTTGCGGGGAACGCTGGTTCATGAAATGTTTGAGCATCTGCGGGAACCGGAAGAGACGACCTTGTGGATTCGCAAGCAGGTGGAAAGCGCAAGAGGAATTCGCAAGGAAGATCGTGCTGCTTTGGTCGAGTACCTTGAATCCATGGCAGAGCGGTATTTGAAAAGTCCCTGGTTCCGCACGGAGTCGCTGCGGGAACAGGCTTTTTACCTGAAGGCCGGATCAATGCTGGTACACGGGTTTATTGACGCCATTCTTCCGGAAGAGGATGGGTCGCTTACCGTGGTGGATTTCAAAACCAATGAGATCCGAAGCGGGGAACAGATGGCAGAACTTGTTGTGTATTACCGGGTGCAGCTGCAACTGTATGCGCTGGCTGCCCAATCTGTCTTCCAGAGACCTGTTGGCCGGGCGGTTCTGTTTTTCCTGGATGCGGATAAATCGGTGGATGTTGACGTGAGCAGCGAATCGCTTGACAGTTTACGAATTGATCTCCGGCAAACTTGCAACAAGCTGTTGGAAAGATGTACCATTGAATCGTATCCAATGACGGAAGACCTTACTGTTTGCGGAAAATGCGGCTATCGCACACTCTGCGGAAGAAATGGGAGTTTTGTATGA